Proteins co-encoded in one Methylobacterium sp. WL1 genomic window:
- a CDS encoding sensor domain-containing diguanylate cyclase, with protein MPSIQRLTRPFRSARTWIALGVLAPIGMLAASGTMLFDLRQDAWEKAEQTSKNLLQVLERDIARNVELYDLSIQAAVDNLRTPGLADVIPELRQLILFDRAATARDMGVMLVIDEHGGIIADIDAVPPRKSNYADREYFQVHKARAGLGLYIGRPIVSRLTGERMLPFSRRINKPDGTFGGVVLGSVKLSYFTRLFSQIALGRDGAINLYLRDGTRVMRQPFVEADIGANIASAMTFQGFVRQHSGSFVHTSVRDGIERHYTFTRVGDLPLILNVALSIDEVEAEWRVKALVIGSIVLALCGLTIALSLLFGRELRRREAMQAELERVSLTDALTGLPNRRAFESNGLRAWEAARRNLKPLSLLIVDADHFKRFNDRYGHQVGDEVLKGLARSLSASVHRPDDLVCRIGGEEFALLLSDTEEVGARRIAQKVHAEISTLAIGSAGIGAGAVTVSIGLATLMPANTEVSVLADLYRLADAALYEAKAGGRNQTRCAQSQDAPAATQASILRLVRT; from the coding sequence ATGCCCTCGATACAGCGACTGACGCGCCCGTTTCGCTCCGCCCGCACCTGGATCGCCCTCGGCGTCTTGGCGCCCATTGGTATGCTCGCAGCGTCCGGCACCATGCTGTTCGACCTGCGTCAGGATGCCTGGGAGAAGGCCGAGCAGACCTCCAAGAACCTCCTGCAGGTCCTGGAGCGTGACATCGCTCGCAATGTCGAGCTGTACGATCTCTCGATCCAGGCAGCAGTCGACAATCTCAGGACGCCGGGCCTAGCAGACGTAATTCCGGAGCTGCGCCAACTCATCCTGTTCGATCGCGCAGCGACCGCCCGCGACATGGGCGTGATGCTCGTCATCGACGAGCACGGCGGCATCATTGCTGATATCGATGCCGTTCCACCGCGCAAGAGCAACTACGCGGACCGTGAGTACTTCCAGGTCCATAAAGCACGCGCCGGCCTCGGCCTCTACATCGGACGCCCGATCGTCTCGCGCTTGACCGGCGAGCGGATGCTGCCGTTCAGCCGCCGCATCAACAAACCGGATGGCACTTTCGGGGGGGTGGTCCTGGGTAGCGTGAAGCTGTCCTACTTCACGCGGCTGTTCAGTCAGATCGCCCTCGGACGGGATGGCGCGATCAACCTGTACCTACGCGACGGCACGCGGGTGATGCGTCAGCCCTTCGTCGAGGCCGATATCGGCGCCAACATCGCCAGCGCCATGACGTTTCAAGGGTTTGTGCGCCAGCATAGCGGCAGCTTCGTCCATACCTCGGTCCGAGATGGCATCGAGCGCCATTACACCTTCACGCGCGTCGGCGACCTGCCGCTGATCCTCAACGTCGCTCTGTCGATCGACGAGGTCGAAGCGGAGTGGCGGGTGAAGGCACTCGTCATCGGCAGCATCGTACTAGCGTTGTGTGGCCTCACGATTGCGCTGTCGCTTCTGTTCGGGCGCGAGTTGCGCCGGCGCGAAGCTATGCAAGCGGAACTCGAAAGGGTGTCATTGACCGATGCCCTCACCGGGCTGCCGAACCGCCGCGCCTTCGAGAGTAATGGGCTGCGGGCGTGGGAAGCCGCGCGGCGCAACCTCAAGCCCCTGTCCTTACTCATCGTCGACGCTGACCACTTCAAGCGCTTCAACGATAGGTATGGCCATCAGGTCGGGGACGAGGTGCTAAAGGGCTTGGCGCGCAGCCTCTCAGCCAGCGTACATCGGCCTGACGACCTCGTCTGCCGGATCGGCGGTGAGGAGTTCGCACTACTCTTGTCAGATACCGAAGAGGTGGGGGCACGTCGCATCGCCCAAAAGGTCCACGCTGAGATATCGACCCTGGCGATCGGCTCCGCGGGCATTGGGGCTGGCGCTGTCACGGTCAGCATAGGGCTCGCGACCCTCATGCCGGCCAACACAGAGGTATCTGTGCTAGCAGATCTATATCGTCTCGCTGATGCCGCACTCTACGAAGCCAAGGCAGGCGGACGAAACCAGACACGCTGTGCACAATCGCAAGACGCACCAGCGGCTACTCAAGCCTCCATTCTCAGACTGGTTCGCACCTAG
- a CDS encoding DUF892 family protein, which yields MDNGALKTLVAQGLTAMKAGSEVAAKATAEIREDARHPELKAALETGNKVSQGWAQRIEQALRETGSPSGEAKNPVLEGLYEVSRMIRQQAPDDTSRDLGIIANGQLALHYWIAAFGTIRTYAAQIGMNETAQAMQASLDEAKEGDTAHTAIAQRIMGV from the coding sequence ATGGATAACGGTGCTCTGAAGACACTCGTGGCACAGGGCCTAACCGCGATGAAGGCCGGGAGTGAGGTCGCTGCAAAAGCGACTGCCGAAATCCGCGAGGACGCGCGTCACCCCGAACTGAAGGCGGCGCTGGAGACCGGCAACAAGGTGTCGCAGGGCTGGGCGCAACGCATTGAGCAGGCTCTCCGGGAAACCGGTAGCCCCAGCGGCGAGGCGAAGAACCCGGTCTTGGAGGGCCTGTACGAGGTCAGCCGGATGATCCGGCAACAGGCGCCCGACGACACCTCGCGCGACTTGGGCATCATCGCCAATGGCCAGCTCGCGCTGCACTACTGGATCGCCGCTTTTGGCACGATCCGCACCTATGCGGCGCAGATCGGGATGAACGAAACAGCACAGGCGATGCAGGCTTCTCTCGACGAGGCCAAGGAAGGCGATACAGCCCACACGGCCATCGCCCAACGCATTATGGGGGTATAA
- a CDS encoding DUF3606 domain-containing protein, with protein sequence MPTELHAKARIDVFDRAVREGWALRFGLNEERLRKAVCMVGSRVISVAGYLGHPVR encoded by the coding sequence ATGCCGACAGAGCTTCATGCCAAGGCTCGCATCGACGTGTTCGATCGGGCCGTTCGCGAAGGTTGGGCGCTGCGCTTCGGCCTCAATGAGGAGCGTCTGCGGAAAGCCGTTTGCATGGTCGGCTCGCGCGTTATCAGCGTCGCCGGCTATCTCGGCCACCCAGTCCGCTGA
- a CDS encoding integration host factor subunit beta, translated as MIRSELVTRIAEQNPHLYAKDIEAVVDAILDRIATALADGDRVELRDFGAFSLRRHELRTGRNPRTGASVVVPERTSVHFKPGKAMRERLKLKPANREHMTDGMVRAS; from the coding sequence ATGATCCGATCCGAGCTCGTCACCCGCATCGCGGAACAGAACCCGCACCTCTACGCGAAGGACATCGAGGCCGTGGTCGACGCCATCCTCGACCGCATCGCGACGGCGTTGGCCGATGGCGACCGCGTCGAGCTGCGGGATTTCGGTGCCTTCTCGCTTCGCCGCCACGAGCTCCGAACCGGCCGCAATCCGCGCACCGGTGCATCTGTCGTCGTACCGGAGAGGACGAGCGTCCACTTCAAGCCAGGCAAGGCCATGCGTGAAAGGCTGAAACTCAAGCCGGCAAATCGGGAGCACATGACGGATGGCATGGTTCGGGCGTCTTGA
- a CDS encoding CBS domain-containing protein has translation MVVGEAMTAQVRVVRPEQTIREAANLMAELDAGALPVVEGNKLVGMLTDRDIAVRAVALGKGPDTPVSAVMSEQVKCCFVDDDCAVVANEMAQERVRRLPVLDREERLVGIVSLGDLSTRYSSGSAGGALGYISE, from the coding sequence ATGGTGGTTGGCGAGGCCATGACGGCACAGGTGCGAGTCGTCCGGCCAGAACAGACGATCCGCGAGGCCGCAAATTTGATGGCCGAACTTGATGCTGGTGCTTTGCCCGTTGTCGAGGGCAACAAGCTGGTCGGCATGTTGACCGACCGAGACATCGCGGTGCGTGCGGTCGCGCTGGGCAAAGGTCCAGACACGCCGGTAAGTGCGGTCATGTCTGAACAGGTGAAGTGCTGTTTCGTCGATGACGATTGCGCCGTGGTCGCCAACGAGATGGCCCAGGAACGGGTTCGCCGGCTACCGGTGCTCGATCGGGAAGAACGACTCGTTGGTATCGTTTCGCTGGGAGATCTCTCGACCCGGTATAGCAGCGGCTCGGCCGGCGGCGCCCTCGGCTACATCTCGGAGTGA
- a CDS encoding HD-GYP domain-containing protein, which yields MTNITMAVDSEARGNVRLADILAALSQALDLTEGQPAGHCLRATYIGMHVGRAMGLPQLQLWELYYTIMLKDLGCSSNAARICALYLADDLKVKHDFKTVSDSFPQVLGFVFSHTGLKVGLAERFKAILNIARNSGTLVEDLIQTRCQRGAEIAARMRFPAAVCDAIHALDEHWNGKGHPDQLAGTAIPLYARIALLAQVADVFHTASGPDAALAEVRSRAGTWFDPQAVTCFERIAAEPGFWQILRSHESVMQAVSALEPAQSFIVVDEDYLDDIARAFAQVIDAKSPFTSGHSERVAVYADMVAAELGFDPARRRWLRRAALLHDIGKLGVSNTILDKPGKLDEAEWRDMRAHALLSETILARVGAFNEMARIGGSHHERLDGKGYPRGLKAEAIPLETRIVSVADVFDALTADRPYRSAMPLEKALSIMRADLGTAFDPVCFSALERALAAIEGDLARAA from the coding sequence ATGACCAACATCACAATGGCTGTAGACAGCGAGGCGCGCGGCAACGTTCGGCTCGCTGACATCCTCGCGGCGCTGAGCCAAGCGCTCGACCTCACCGAGGGGCAGCCAGCCGGGCATTGCCTTCGAGCGACCTACATCGGTATGCACGTCGGCCGCGCCATGGGCCTGCCACAGCTTCAGTTGTGGGAGCTGTACTATACGATCATGCTCAAGGATCTCGGCTGCTCCAGCAATGCGGCTCGGATCTGTGCGCTTTATCTCGCCGACGATCTGAAGGTGAAGCACGACTTCAAGACCGTCAGCGATAGCTTCCCACAGGTGCTGGGCTTCGTATTCTCGCACACCGGTCTCAAGGTTGGGCTGGCGGAGCGGTTTAAAGCGATCCTGAACATCGCTCGCAACAGCGGTACCTTGGTCGAGGATCTGATCCAAACCCGGTGCCAGCGCGGCGCCGAGATCGCTGCTCGAATGCGCTTCCCCGCTGCGGTTTGCGACGCGATCCACGCCCTGGACGAGCATTGGAACGGCAAGGGGCATCCCGACCAACTCGCCGGTACAGCGATCCCGCTGTACGCCCGTATCGCGCTGCTGGCACAGGTGGCCGACGTGTTTCATACCGCGTCGGGACCGGACGCAGCGCTGGCTGAGGTGCGGTCTCGCGCAGGCACGTGGTTCGATCCGCAGGCCGTCACCTGCTTTGAGCGTATCGCTGCCGAGCCCGGCTTTTGGCAGATCCTTCGGTCGCACGAGAGTGTTATGCAGGCGGTCTCGGCTTTGGAGCCGGCGCAGAGCTTCATCGTCGTCGACGAGGATTACTTAGACGACATCGCCCGGGCTTTCGCCCAGGTGATCGACGCCAAAAGCCCGTTCACTTCCGGCCATTCGGAGCGGGTGGCTGTGTACGCCGACATGGTCGCAGCTGAGCTTGGGTTCGATCCTGCTCGACGGCGCTGGCTCCGGCGGGCGGCCTTGTTGCATGACATCGGCAAACTCGGCGTATCCAACACGATCCTCGACAAACCCGGCAAGCTCGACGAGGCGGAGTGGCGGGACATGCGTGCGCACGCTCTCCTGTCCGAGACGATCCTGGCGCGGGTCGGGGCCTTCAATGAGATGGCCCGGATCGGCGGCAGCCATCACGAACGGCTCGATGGCAAAGGCTACCCCCGCGGATTGAAAGCAGAGGCGATCCCTCTGGAGACGCGCATCGTCTCGGTGGCCGACGTGTTCGACGCGCTCACCGCAGACAGACCCTACCGCTCGGCCATGCCGTTGGAAAAGGCGCTCAGCATTATGCGCGCCGACCTCGGGACCGCGTTCGACCCTGTCTGCTTCTCCGCGTTGGAGCGTGCGCTGGCCGCGATTGAGGGTGATTTGGCGAGAGCGGCGTGA
- a CDS encoding YihY/virulence factor BrkB family protein, with product MSPTPSNSDPSGKPDGQASAVWTLALATALIGLVALPRRSTTRATSGNQGENNARQASPSHVGRDAEEVAHTQADRGRQASRPTEIPAKGWKDIALRTYRDVGENRIMLVSAGVTFFALLAIFPAVAALVSVYGLVADASSINDQLASLQGILPQGALDIVGEQIKSLDEKGNATLGFSLIVGIVLSVWSANGGMKHIFDALNLVYNEREKRNFFVLNLVSLAFTAGALTFLVLALGAVVVLPVVFEFIGVGKDAWWLALLRWPVLLLAVLGGLAVLYRYGPSRDAPRWRWVTGGSTVAAILWLGGSLLFSWYVSNFGSYNKTYGSLGAAIGFMTWIWISTTIVLLGAQVNAETEHQTAEDTTVGEPQPLGTRGAKMADSVGAAAE from the coding sequence ATGTCCCCTACCCCCTCGAATTCGGATCCGTCCGGTAAACCTGACGGACAAGCCTCAGCGGTCTGGACGCTGGCACTCGCCACCGCCCTCATCGGCCTTGTGGCGCTTCCGCGCCGCTCTACGACACGTGCGACATCAGGTAACCAAGGAGAGAACAACGCCCGTCAAGCGTCGCCCTCCCATGTTGGCCGCGATGCTGAAGAGGTGGCACACACGCAGGCCGATCGCGGCCGCCAGGCATCAAGACCAACTGAGATCCCGGCCAAGGGTTGGAAGGACATCGCGCTACGCACCTACCGGGACGTCGGCGAGAACCGGATCATGCTGGTGTCGGCCGGCGTCACTTTCTTCGCGCTGTTGGCGATCTTCCCCGCGGTTGCCGCCCTGGTATCCGTCTACGGCCTCGTGGCCGACGCTTCGAGCATTAACGACCAGCTTGCCAGCCTGCAGGGCATCCTACCCCAAGGCGCTCTCGACATTGTGGGTGAACAAATCAAATCGTTGGATGAGAAGGGCAACGCCACGCTGGGATTCAGTCTGATCGTCGGCATCGTTCTGTCGGTGTGGAGTGCCAACGGCGGCATGAAGCACATCTTCGACGCACTGAACCTCGTCTACAACGAGCGCGAGAAGCGCAATTTCTTCGTACTCAATCTCGTCTCGCTGGCCTTCACGGCGGGCGCCCTGACGTTCCTAGTCCTGGCACTCGGTGCAGTCGTGGTGTTGCCGGTGGTGTTCGAGTTCATTGGCGTCGGCAAGGACGCATGGTGGCTCGCTCTCCTGCGATGGCCGGTACTCCTGTTGGCTGTGCTCGGCGGTTTGGCGGTACTCTACCGCTACGGTCCGAGCCGGGACGCGCCGCGCTGGCGTTGGGTCACCGGGGGCAGCACCGTTGCGGCGATACTCTGGCTCGGCGGCTCGTTGTTGTTCTCCTGGTATGTGTCGAATTTCGGCAGCTACAACAAAACCTACGGCTCACTCGGGGCGGCGATCGGGTTCATGACTTGGATCTGGATTTCGACGACGATCGTGCTGTTGGGCGCCCAGGTGAACGCCGAGACGGAACATCAGACGGCTGAGGACACGACTGTTGGCGAACCGCAGCCCCTAGGGACGCGGGGAGCGAAGATGGCCGATAGCGTCGGGGCTGCTGCGGAGTAG
- a CDS encoding tellurite resistance TerB family protein — translation MNALKDLLARFGRTVTAYAGDEALMQAGVSAAANVIVADGEVAGDEFETALVGLRANPIIEKGYDLLMLEEALYEAIARARTRAGRVENLRRVAAIAGRPIEQRQDAFLVAADVADHEGVSEIEDKALTEIAAALIVDKAELMQTAMTRSTPTPSAV, via the coding sequence ATGAACGCCCTCAAGGATCTGCTCGCCCGCTTCGGCCGGACTGTCACGGCCTATGCCGGCGACGAAGCGCTGATGCAGGCGGGGGTCTCAGCTGCCGCCAACGTTATCGTGGCCGACGGCGAGGTCGCGGGTGACGAATTCGAGACCGCGCTCGTCGGTTTGCGCGCTAATCCGATCATCGAGAAAGGCTACGACCTCTTGATGCTGGAGGAGGCGCTGTACGAGGCGATCGCCCGGGCACGGACCCGCGCTGGCCGAGTGGAGAACCTTCGTCGGGTCGCTGCGATCGCCGGTCGTCCGATCGAGCAGCGGCAGGACGCGTTCTTGGTCGCTGCTGATGTCGCCGACCATGAGGGTGTCAGCGAGATCGAGGACAAGGCGCTGACTGAGATCGCCGCAGCCCTTATCGTCGACAAGGCCGAACTGATGCAGACCGCGATGACTAGGTCTACGCCAACCCCGTCGGCTGTGTAG